In the genome of Desulfallas thermosapovorans DSM 6562, the window AAGTTATTAATCAACTGAGTATGGTGAATGACTTCGTAATTACCGCCAAAGTTGGGGTATTCATTTTTTAAACTATTGAAACAGTGCGGACAGGCGGTAATAATTTTCTTAACTCCATATTCGTTGAATACTTCAATATTCTCTTCCACCAGGGATTGATATAAGTATTCGTTACCCAATCTGCGGGCCGAATCACCACAACATTTTTCCTCACTGCCTAAGACGGCAAAACTTATACCCGCAGCTTTAAGTATTTTAACCAACGCGGTGGTTACATTTTTAATCCGGTCATCAAATGAACCTGCACAGCCTACGAAGAGTAAATACTCAGCATCTTTATTGTCTTCCATGGTAGGCACATCAAGGTCATCAGCCCAATCCCCACGGTTGGACCAACCAACACCCCAGGGGTTGTAGTTTCGCTCCATATTGGTAAAAGCCAATTGAGCTTCACTGGGAAATTCACTGCGGTCCAGAACCAAATTGCGTCTCAAGTCAATGATTTTATTAATATGTTCGTTTAATTGCGGGCAGTGCTCCTGACAAGCATAACATGTAGTACAGGACCAAATGATATCTTCACTGATCACTTCACCGGCCAGTTCCGGTAAACTGGCTTCATCATTTGTTTCAGCGGCTGCATAGGCTTCTTTCAAATTGCCCGCGGCTTTAGTCTTACGGGGTAAATTATCTTTAAGAGCAGCTATCAACTTTTTGGGGGATAATGGCTTACCGCTTAGATAAGCCGGGCAGTTATCCTGACAGCGGCCGCACTCGGCACAAGCAAAACAATCCAGTAGCTGTTTCCAGGTATAGTCGGTAATTTTACTTACCCCGAAATTTTCTTCTTCTTCGTTTTCCAAATCCAAACTTTTAATGGATCCGCCCCGGGGCTGTAAATTACGCAGATATATATTTATGGGTGCCGCCAGCGGGTGCACCAGATGGGAGTAACGGAAAAAGACCAGCAGCCCAAAAGCCAGAATAACATGCATCCACCAAAAGACTTCATATATAACCTGACTACTTGATGGTGACATGCTGCTCCACATCGCTACCAGCATACCGGTTACAGGGGCCAGCACATAACGGTCTGCGCCGGCAGTTACGGCGTTTGCCCCGCTGGACACGAAATAACTTATAACTAGTAGAACAATTCCGGAAATTAAGCCGACAATAACCCTTTCCTCAGACCAGTCGCCCACTCCCAGGCGCGGCACTTTGGCAATATATCTACGATAGGCAGATACCAGCATACCAATGATAGCCACTAAACCAAAAACATCGACTAATAAGTAAAAATATGGATTACTCCCCAGAACCGGAATCATTAAGCCGGGAAACAATCCTTCCAACATTACTACAATTATACCAAGTGAAAAAATCACCAGACCCCAAAAGATACAAAGGTGCATTAAACCCGCCCCGGGCTCACGCATTAATCTTTTTTGCCCCAGTACTATACTAAGAGCTCCCAATAACCTCTGCCCGGGTTGGTCAAACCTATTTTCAGGCTTGGCCATAGCCAAAATTTCATACCGTTCTTTTATACCCATACCAAAAGAATACAAGCTATAAAGCAACAACACTATAAAAAGTAAAATTTTTAAAGTTAACATGTTGACCTTCACCTCGCCGATTATTTCGGCATTCCCGGGCTAATACCCGTTTTTGGCCAACACATAACCTCTTTTCCCTGTTTTCCCCATTTTTGAATAATGATAATTTTTTTGCAGCAGAGCAGCCCTTTAGACACTCTGCTGCAATTATTCATCTAAGCAAGCACTTTCTTTAATTCTTCCTTTAAAATAGGTACAACTTCGAAAAGGTCTCCAACGATACCATAGTCGGCCACTTTAAAAATGTTGGCCTCTTCATCTTTATTGATAGCCACGATGCATTTGGCAGAGCTCATACCGGCCAAATGCTGGATAGCCCCGGAAATACCACAGGCAATGTACAGTACAGGTGAAACAGTTTTACCGGTTTGTCCCACCTGGAAGCTATGGGGTACCCAACCTGCATCCACCGCAGCCCTGGAAGCACCTACGGCGGCACCCAGTACATCGGCTAACTCTTCTAAAATTTTAAAGTTTTCGGGTCCCTTCATACCCCGGCCACCGCTGACAATAATATCGGCTTCGGTAAGTTCCGGGCGTTCTGAAACCTGACGCACGATATCCTTAATAACCTGGCGAATATCACCGGCGTTGGCATCAACTTTAACCACTTCAGCCGCCTTGGGATTGGCCACAGCAGCAAACGTATTGGGGCGAATTGTTGCCATGACGGGCCTTGCTTCGGGGCAGGCAGCCTTAACGAAAACTTTGCCGGCATACAACGGGCGAGTAAAAATCAGCTGCCCATCGGCAATTTCCATACCTGTGCAGTCGGTCATCAAACCGGTTTGCAGACGCTGGGCCACCTGGGCAGCCAAATCGCGACCGGTTACCGTGCAACCAAGTAAAAAGGCACTGGGTTCATACTGTTTAATCAAATCAGCTACTACATTGGTGTAACCATCGGTGGTGTAATTTTCCAAAGCAGCATTATCTACAACATATACTTTATCTGCACCATATTCACCAAGGGATTCAGCTAATCCAGCCACATCTTTACCAACTAAAACCGCACACAACTCTTCTCCAAGCTGATCAGCTGCTTTACGACCTTCGGTTAACAATTCAAAAGTAACTTTTTTAACCTGTCCTCCAAGCTGTTCGGCAAAAACCCAAATTCCTTTCGCCATTAACTATTTCCCTCCTTCAAAAAATATGCTATTTGACTAGATAACCTTTGCTTCTTCGCGCAACAGCTTGGCAAGTTCTTGGGCGGCTTGGGCTGCTTCACCCGGAATTATTTTACCAGCTTGACGCGCTTCCGGCAGCGAGAAGGAGATTGCCTTTACTTTAGGAGCGACCTGGCTGTCATCCAAACCGGTATCTGCCAAAGTCATTTTTTTCATAGGCTTCTTCTTAGCTTTCATAATACCCTTCATGGAAGGATAACGAGGTTCATTTAAGCCTTTCTGAGCAGTAATCACTGCCGGCAGGGAAACTTCCACAACTTCACTGCCGCCTTCAATTTCACGGGTGGCCAGAGCTTTGCCGCCCTCAATTTCCAACTTGGTAACCACATTGACCACTGGAACATTTAAAATTTCCGCTACTCTGCCGGCCACCTGTGCCGAACCATCATCAATAGCCCTGAAACCGCCGAGAATGAGATCATATTCCATGTCGCCAATAACTTTGGCCAGGATGGTGGCGGTGGAGTATTCATCAATCTCCATGTCACCAACATCAACCAACACAGCATTATCTGCACCCATTGCCAAAGCCTGTCTCAGTGCATCCTGAGCTTGTTGGCCACCAATACTGATTACGGTAACTTCACCCTCACCTTTTTCTTTTATTCGCAGGGCTTCTTCCACAGCAAACTCATCGTAGGGGTTCATAATCATACTAACCCCTTTACGCTCTATTTTGCCGTTACTGTCCAGAGTGATTTTGGCCTCCGTGTCAAAGGTTTGCTTCAGGCAAACTAGGATTTTCATACGCTTCCTCCTTTGCTGATTAAGTGTAACTTAATACACCGGGTCCATTACTTGATTGACCTGGGTTTTGGGATGATGGCAATAGTGCAACTATTCGGAATGCTCGTGAGGGTGTGGTCTGATATCACTAATCAATCACAGCGGTTGCACACAGATTACAAGTGTAAACTGTAAGATACATGCCATCATTAATTATCATTCGTTATGAAAAATAAAAATCCTTTTTTTCTTCTTAACCGTGTTATAATATTTAAGAATAATTGCCATCACAATTACTAATAGTTGGCACTTAATTGTGTCCTTTTAGCAAATACATACATAATATAGCAAAATAATTGTTTCACCAAATGATAGCAATAAGAATGGGCGACTTTGCCGCCCTAAGGGTTACAATACAGCACATTTATTAATATCAAACCAATAACGCCTATTTTAAAATATTAGCCGCAATTACTATGCGCTGCACCTCACTGGTACCCTCGTAAATCTCTGTAATTTTAGCATCCCGCATCATGCGCTCCACCGGATACTCCCTGGTATAACCATAACCGCCGAAAATCTGTACCGCTTTGGTAGTCACCCACATGGCACATTCCGATGCGTATAATTTAGCCATGGCCGATTCTTTACTATATGGAAGACCTTTATCTTTTAGGTAAGCGGCCCTGTATACCAACAGCCTTGCCGCGTCTATCCGGGTAGCCATGTCAGCCATCATCCATTGTAAACCCTGGAAAGAACTTAGCGGTTTATTAAACTGTTCGCGTATTTTACTGTATTTAACTGCTTCGTCGAAAGCGCCCTGGGCAATACCCAATGCCTGAGCGGCTATACCTATCCGGCCGCCGT includes:
- a CDS encoding heterodisulfide reductase-related iron-sulfur binding cluster, which translates into the protein MLTLKILLFIVLLLYSLYSFGMGIKERYEILAMAKPENRFDQPGQRLLGALSIVLGQKRLMREPGAGLMHLCIFWGLVIFSLGIIVVMLEGLFPGLMIPVLGSNPYFYLLVDVFGLVAIIGMLVSAYRRYIAKVPRLGVGDWSEERVIVGLISGIVLLVISYFVSSGANAVTAGADRYVLAPVTGMLVAMWSSMSPSSSQVIYEVFWWMHVILAFGLLVFFRYSHLVHPLAAPINIYLRNLQPRGGSIKSLDLENEEEENFGVSKITDYTWKQLLDCFACAECGRCQDNCPAYLSGKPLSPKKLIAALKDNLPRKTKAAGNLKEAYAAAETNDEASLPELAGEVISEDIIWSCTTCYACQEHCPQLNEHINKIIDLRRNLVLDRSEFPSEAQLAFTNMERNYNPWGVGWSNRGDWADDLDVPTMEDNKDAEYLLFVGCAGSFDDRIKNVTTALVKILKAAGISFAVLGSEEKCCGDSARRLGNEYLYQSLVEENIEVFNEYGVKKIITACPHCFNSLKNEYPNFGGNYEVIHHTQLINNLIANKKLNLQGAGDSFKLTYHDSCYLGRYNSEYDAPRSIIGQLPGASFVEMSRNKDRAFCCGAGGGRMWLEETLGNRINVMRTEQALQTQPEVIAVNCPFCLTMIEDGLKEHDQAENVKTKDIAELVAHYLQ
- a CDS encoding electron transfer flavoprotein subunit alpha/FixB family protein, giving the protein MAKGIWVFAEQLGGQVKKVTFELLTEGRKAADQLGEELCAVLVGKDVAGLAESLGEYGADKVYVVDNAALENYTTDGYTNVVADLIKQYEPSAFLLGCTVTGRDLAAQVAQRLQTGLMTDCTGMEIADGQLIFTRPLYAGKVFVKAACPEARPVMATIRPNTFAAVANPKAAEVVKVDANAGDIRQVIKDIVRQVSERPELTEADIIVSGGRGMKGPENFKILEELADVLGAAVGASRAAVDAGWVPHSFQVGQTGKTVSPVLYIACGISGAIQHLAGMSSAKCIVAINKDEEANIFKVADYGIVGDLFEVVPILKEELKKVLA
- a CDS encoding electron transfer flavoprotein subunit beta/FixA family protein, producing MKILVCLKQTFDTEAKITLDSNGKIERKGVSMIMNPYDEFAVEEALRIKEKGEGEVTVISIGGQQAQDALRQALAMGADNAVLVDVGDMEIDEYSTATILAKVIGDMEYDLILGGFRAIDDGSAQVAGRVAEILNVPVVNVVTKLEIEGGKALATREIEGGSEVVEVSLPAVITAQKGLNEPRYPSMKGIMKAKKKPMKKMTLADTGLDDSQVAPKVKAISFSLPEARQAGKIIPGEAAQAAQELAKLLREEAKVI